In Clostridium sp., one DNA window encodes the following:
- a CDS encoding recombinase family protein translates to MKKITKIVKNSKDTVMKEKLRAAAYCRVSTDSEEQLVSLETQKLHYEAYIKANPKWEFSGIYYDKGISGTKKEKRSELLRLISDCEQKKIDFIVTKSISRFARNTTDCLELVRKLVDLGVYIYFEKENINTQSMESELMLSILSGLAENESLSIAENNRWSVQRRFQNGTYKISYPPYGYDYINGEMAVNKEQAEVVKFIFKETLAGKGAGKIADELNEKGIKPKRGNKWASTTIRGMLSNEKYIGDAILQKTYTDDNFNRHANYGEKDQYYIQNHHEAIISREDFETVDKLINQRGKEKGIVKGSGKYQNRYPFSGKLKCSQCGSTFKRRIHTNGNKKYVAWCCQKHITQADECSMKFIREDNLERAFITMMNKLIFGRKFILKPLLKGLRDMRKADSISRISELEKLIEKNTEQKEMLIKLMAKGYLEPALFNKENNELEIEAESYRDEIESLNFVMNSEISKTHEVRELLKFTNKAQMLTTFDGEIFESFANQVFVYSKEEVGFQMKCGITLREVL, encoded by the coding sequence ATGAAAAAGATAACGAAGATAGTTAAGAATTCTAAAGATACAGTTATGAAAGAGAAACTCCGTGCAGCTGCTTACTGCAGAGTATCAACTGATAGCGAGGAACAACTTGTAAGCCTTGAAACCCAGAAGTTACATTATGAGGCTTATATAAAAGCAAATCCTAAATGGGAGTTCTCAGGGATATATTATGACAAAGGTATCTCTGGTACAAAAAAGGAAAAACGCTCAGAACTTTTAAGGCTGATATCAGATTGTGAACAAAAGAAGATAGATTTTATTGTTACAAAGTCTATCAGCAGGTTTGCAAGAAACACTACAGACTGCTTGGAATTGGTGCGTAAATTAGTTGATCTTGGAGTTTATATTTATTTTGAAAAAGAGAATATAAATACACAGTCAATGGAAAGTGAGCTAATGCTATCCATTCTAAGTGGTTTAGCAGAAAATGAGTCATTATCCATTGCAGAAAATAACAGATGGTCAGTGCAAAGACGATTTCAAAATGGGACTTATAAGATTTCCTACCCACCATATGGATATGACTATATAAATGGCGAGATGGCGGTAAATAAAGAGCAAGCAGAGGTTGTGAAATTTATTTTTAAAGAGACATTGGCAGGAAAGGGTGCCGGAAAGATTGCAGATGAATTGAATGAAAAAGGCATTAAACCTAAAAGGGGTAACAAATGGGCCTCCACGACTATCAGAGGAATGCTATCAAATGAAAAGTATATTGGAGATGCTATTTTGCAAAAGACTTACACAGATGATAATTTTAATAGGCATGCCAATTATGGAGAAAAAGACCAATATTATATTCAAAATCACCATGAGGCTATTATCAGTCGAGAAGATTTTGAAACGGTGGATAAATTAATTAATCAGCGTGGTAAAGAAAAGGGTATTGTAAAAGGAAGCGGCAAATATCAAAACCGATATCCTTTTTCAGGAAAATTAAAATGTTCTCAGTGCGGCAGTACCTTTAAACGAAGAATTCATACAAATGGAAATAAAAAATATGTAGCTTGGTGCTGCCAAAAACATATTACTCAGGCAGATGAATGTTCAATGAAATTTATTCGGGAAGATAATCTAGAGAGAGCGTTTATAACGATGATGAACAAGCTGATCTTTGGACGCAAATTTATTTTAAAGCCACTTCTTAAAGGGTTAAGAGATATGAGGAAAGCAGATAGCATTTCAAGAATTTCAGAGCTTGAAAAATTGATAGAGAAAAATACAGAGCAGAAGGAAATGCTGATAAAGCTAATGGCAAAGGGATACCTTGAACCAGCTCTTTTTAATAAGGAAAATAATGAACTTGAAATAGAGGCAGAAAGCTATCGTGATGAAATAGAAAGCCTAAATTTTGTTATGAACAGCGAAATATCAAAGACCCATGAAGTTAGAGAATTATTGAAATTTACAAATAAAGCTCAAATGCTTACAACCTTTGATGGAGAGATATTTGAAAGCTTTGCAAATCAAGTATTTGTTTACTCAAAAGAAGAGGTTGGATTTCAAATGAAATGTGGAATTACACTAAGAGAGGTGTTGTGA
- a CDS encoding distal tail protein Dit: MLSFNFAGRNSYDDYGILIAQRPVIPSPKRRVNMINIPGRNSNLRFDEKTYDDITLTVECSVKDTQNLADKIDDIKAWLFTAGESDLIFSFQPDKKYIAQVVNAIDFKQVYKYFSEFPVIFNCRPFKYAVENDMVNIINSGTAVMNPGTMESEPIISIHGSGDIVLKINGQQINLKDVTEKVIMNSVIQDCYDDEGNNLNAKMAGEFPKLKPGENIMEWNGDVVKAELLPNWRWL; this comes from the coding sequence ATGCTTAGTTTTAACTTTGCTGGCAGGAACAGTTATGATGATTATGGCATTTTAATAGCTCAAAGACCAGTTATTCCTTCTCCTAAACGCAGAGTAAATATGATAAATATTCCCGGAAGAAATTCTAATTTAAGGTTTGATGAAAAAACCTATGATGATATAACACTAACGGTTGAGTGTTCAGTAAAGGATACGCAGAATCTTGCAGATAAAATTGATGACATAAAAGCCTGGCTTTTTACAGCAGGCGAGAGTGATTTGATATTCAGCTTCCAGCCTGATAAGAAATATATTGCCCAGGTAGTAAATGCCATTGACTTTAAACAGGTGTATAAATACTTCAGTGAGTTTCCTGTAATATTTAACTGCAGACCTTTTAAATATGCAGTGGAGAATGACATGGTGAATATAATAAATTCAGGTACGGCTGTAATGAACCCGGGAACTATGGAAAGCGAACCCATAATAAGCATCCACGGCTCTGGTGATATAGTTCTTAAAATAAATGGACAGCAGATAAACCTCAAAGATGTAACTGAAAAAGTTATAATGAATTCAGTTATACAGGACTGCTATGATGATGAAGGAAATAATCTTAATGCAAAGATGGCAGGGGAGTTTCCAAAACTGAAACCGGGGGAAAATATAATGGAATGGAACGGAGATGTTGTTAAAGCTGAACTTCTGCCAAACTGGCGGTGGCTGTGA
- a CDS encoding phage tail spike protein, which translates to MICVYDKKTAKGNFDNSGLGVLSDAVSCYITEELNGDYSLELEYPANSKKAKYLTEWNIIKADGQLFRIYKAEKSSGVKNVIKVWAKHIFYDLLYYFIEDMQAENCSVKTALQKSLVGDLITIYSADSDIITSNSISVTEKNPVEAIFSIIDIWGCGELKRDNFDIRILKAMGRDAGVLIARGKNITGLKFNTDTTSVVTKLYPVGKNGVKLTEKYISVPNWNSDDYPPFPIIKKVEFKDAEDEVTLRLLAQEAAEVTGLSRVNIDVDFIELSRTKEYENYKHLQTVSIGDLVIVRHKDFDIDVKVPVIKIKKDVLAGVNAEVELGQPKDSIFNKLDTANIKTTLDELGNKVAASFSSMLYYANPVPLTVGTSPVEPVYLGITAVADTNLSMNFSMYCTAESSCTVTIQIQLDNADIVFTPRQKLQQGDNVVGMPLGIPQVPQGTHYIAVFLKVDTGTINIPMFNLQCMIDGRNLQGGLSAQHPHAECLESQKLVNINSLYLSKVTSNYIETEFQNPLTQIIGIHKTADISAIISGREMNTNYAVSIKKYGDILYFIPQYKYRYSIDENVLILDSDGLCFRTIYEGTAASESVDSGKMYSFELLDSGNFAGIEKLEVE; encoded by the coding sequence ATGATATGTGTTTATGATAAGAAGACTGCCAAAGGGAACTTTGACAACAGCGGCCTCGGAGTATTAAGTGACGCTGTGAGCTGTTATATAACTGAAGAATTAAACGGTGATTATTCATTAGAACTTGAGTATCCTGCAAATTCTAAAAAGGCAAAATACCTTACAGAGTGGAATATCATCAAGGCGGACGGGCAGCTTTTCAGGATATATAAAGCGGAAAAAAGCAGCGGTGTTAAAAATGTCATCAAAGTGTGGGCAAAACACATATTTTATGATCTCTTGTATTACTTCATAGAAGATATGCAGGCTGAAAACTGCAGTGTTAAGACAGCTCTACAGAAGTCCCTTGTAGGAGACCTGATAACTATATATTCTGCAGACAGTGATATTATAACTTCAAACTCCATAAGCGTTACGGAGAAAAATCCTGTGGAAGCCATATTTTCAATAATTGATATATGGGGCTGCGGGGAACTTAAAAGGGACAACTTTGATATCAGGATATTAAAAGCCATGGGAAGAGATGCAGGAGTTCTCATTGCCCGGGGTAAGAATATAACGGGACTGAAGTTCAATACAGATACGACAAGTGTTGTGACAAAACTCTACCCCGTAGGTAAAAATGGTGTAAAACTTACTGAAAAATATATAAGCGTCCCCAACTGGAACAGTGACGATTATCCGCCTTTTCCCATAATAAAAAAGGTGGAATTCAAGGATGCAGAAGATGAGGTTACATTAAGGCTGCTGGCACAGGAAGCGGCAGAGGTGACAGGCTTAAGCAGGGTGAACATTGACGTGGATTTTATTGAACTCAGCAGGACAAAGGAGTATGAAAATTATAAACATCTCCAGACAGTAAGCATAGGAGATCTGGTTATAGTAAGACATAAAGACTTTGACATCGATGTAAAAGTACCTGTAATTAAAATAAAAAAAGATGTTCTGGCAGGTGTGAATGCTGAAGTTGAACTGGGACAGCCAAAGGACAGCATATTTAACAAGCTTGATACGGCAAATATTAAAACAACCCTGGATGAACTGGGAAATAAGGTGGCCGCATCTTTCAGCTCAATGCTTTATTATGCCAATCCTGTGCCGCTGACTGTAGGTACATCTCCTGTTGAACCGGTTTATCTTGGGATAACGGCAGTGGCGGATACAAATCTGTCAATGAATTTCAGCATGTACTGCACAGCGGAAAGTTCGTGCACAGTAACAATTCAGATTCAGCTGGACAATGCAGATATTGTATTTACACCCAGGCAGAAATTGCAGCAGGGTGATAATGTTGTAGGTATGCCTCTTGGGATACCGCAGGTTCCGCAGGGGACGCATTATATAGCTGTGTTTTTAAAGGTGGATACAGGTACGATAAATATACCGATGTTCAATCTTCAGTGTATGATTGACGGAAGAAATCTCCAGGGTGGATTAAGTGCTCAGCACCCACATGCAGAATGTCTTGAGAGTCAGAAACTTGTGAATATAAACAGTTTGTATTTAAGTAAGGTGACAAGTAACTATATAGAAACGGAATTTCAGAATCCTCTTACTCAGATAATCGGAATTCATAAGACAGCAGATATATCAGCAATTATAAGCGGCAGAGAAATGAACACAAACTATGCTGTTTCAATTAAAAAGTACGGGGATATCCTGTATTTTATTCCACAGTACAAGTACAGGTATTCAATAGATGAAAATGTATTAATACTGGACAGTGATGGACTCTGCTTCAGGACAATTTACGAGGGAACGGCAGCAAGTGAGTCTGTAGATTCAGGTAAAATGTACAGCTTTGAACTTCTGGACAGCGGTAATTTTGCAGGCATTGAAAAACTGGAGGTGGAATAA
- a CDS encoding phage holin family protein gives MKNLINSFQLVFTAVGAYTGWFLGGFDGFLYALVAFVAVDYITGLMSAVLEKKLSSEIGFRGIFKKVLIFVLVGIGNIIDVHLIKNGSAVRIAVIFFYISNEGISIMENSAKVGVPVPEKLKNILEQINERRDK, from the coding sequence GTGAAAAATTTAATTAACAGTTTTCAATTAGTATTTACGGCTGTCGGAGCATATACCGGGTGGTTCCTGGGAGGCTTCGATGGCTTTTTGTATGCACTGGTTGCTTTTGTGGCAGTTGATTACATCACAGGACTTATGTCAGCAGTTCTTGAGAAAAAGCTTTCAAGTGAAATTGGCTTCAGGGGAATATTTAAAAAAGTGCTGATATTTGTGCTTGTGGGAATAGGAAACATAATAGATGTGCATTTGATTAAAAACGGCAGTGCAGTACGCATTGCTGTTATTTTTTTCTACATTTCCAATGAAGGTATCAGTATAATGGAAAATTCAGCTAAGGTTGGAGTTCCTGTACCTGAAAAACTGAAGAATATTTTAGAACAGATAAATGAGAGGAGAGATAAATAA
- a CDS encoding recombinase yields the protein MSHIPYGYRIENGKALIDEEKANKVKKLYQGYLRGLSLLASAKEAGIDTYHGTAGKMLRNKRYLGDDYYPAVIDGDTFEKAEAERIKRATALGRVWNEKETVEESYFPTTFKVGAVEQKYKNPLKQAEYAYSLIESEGAVNGSQ from the coding sequence ATGTCGCACATACCATATGGTTATAGAATTGAAAATGGAAAGGCTCTAATTGATGAGGAAAAAGCAAATAAAGTAAAGAAATTGTATCAAGGCTATTTAAGAGGTCTATCTTTATTAGCATCAGCTAAAGAGGCAGGTATAGACACATATCATGGAACAGCAGGAAAAATGCTAAGGAATAAGCGTTACCTAGGTGATGATTATTATCCAGCTGTTATTGATGGGGATACATTTGAAAAGGCTGAAGCAGAGCGAATAAAGAGAGCTACAGCTCTTGGCAGGGTTTGGAATGAAAAAGAAACAGTAGAGGAGTCATATTTTCCAACGACTTTTAAGGTTGGAGCAGTAGAGCAAAAATACAAAAATCCATTAAAGCAGGCAGAGTATGCTTACAGTTTAATAGAAAGTGAGGGTGCTGTGAATGGCAGTCAGTAG
- a CDS encoding helix-turn-helix domain-containing protein has protein sequence MTASDMVIQLCEKLNISIAEVSRRIGQIPQNFNKKLKRNTVSLDELMAIADALGITFEQSFILVDGVKIKVGNLSSNIRR, from the coding sequence ATGACAGCATCTGATATGGTAATACAATTATGTGAAAAACTGAATATAAGTATTGCAGAGGTATCAAGACGTATTGGTCAGATCCCGCAAAATTTCAACAAAAAACTAAAGAGAAATACCGTGAGCTTAGATGAACTGATGGCAATTGCAGATGCTCTTGGAATTACCTTTGAGCAGTCTTTTATATTGGTTGATGGAGTCAAAATAAAAGTAGGTAATCTATCATCGAACATAAGGAGGTAG
- the gpG gene encoding phage tail assembly chaperone G, with product MEITLNNKTYVMPKVKTRMLRKAIEINENIDFSNMKTKDLDGLVDFIVELYGNKFTRDNFYDGLDADKLIETLNSSINGIVGNLGNKLNEFPNK from the coding sequence ATGGAGATAACATTGAACAATAAAACTTATGTAATGCCTAAAGTTAAAACAAGAATGCTTAGAAAGGCTATTGAAATTAACGAAAATATAGATTTTAGCAATATGAAGACAAAAGATTTAGATGGACTTGTGGATTTTATAGTGGAGCTATATGGTAATAAATTTACCAGAGACAATTTTTATGACGGACTGGATGCAGATAAACTGATAGAAACTCTTAACAGCAGCATAAACGGAATAGTGGGAAACCTGGGAAATAAATTAAATGAATTCCCAAACAAGTAG
- a CDS encoding recombinase family protein: MAVSRNVMVIPARKRVGNNIADEKPKLRVAAYCRVSTDSDEQAGSYEVQIEHYTEFIKKNPEWAFAGIFADDGISGTNTKKRDEFNRMIEECMAGNIDMVITKSISRFARNTLDCLKYIRKLKEKNIAVYFEKENINSLDSKGEIMLTIMASLAQQESQSLSQNVKLGIQYRYQQGIIQINTNRFLGYTKDENKHLVIVPEEAEIIKRIYREYLEGSSMDKIKKGLENDGILTSAGKKRWHTSTINKILRNEKYMGDALLQKTYTVDFLTKKRVKNNGAVPQYYVENSHEAIIPKEIFMQVQEELIRRSTGHISSSGKQRNFSCSHPFSQIVFCGECGEIYRRVHWNNRGKKSIVWRCVSRLENTGLACHSRTVLEDLLKDVVVKAINDLLGQKDDFLEVLRNNIETVINEQDTSAVAEIEKKLEELQKQLLIRANSKEDYNDIADEIYRLREEKHNALVEDAEKKAVGQRLMDMTAFLKEQSTLIDECDEKLIRRLIGKITVHEDKFTVEFKSGVEIEVQI, encoded by the coding sequence ATGGCAGTCAGTAGAAATGTAATGGTTATTCCTGCAAGAAAACGTGTTGGAAATAACATAGCAGATGAAAAGCCAAAACTTCGTGTTGCTGCTTACTGCAGAGTTTCTACCGATAGTGATGAGCAGGCGGGTAGCTATGAAGTGCAGATTGAGCATTATACAGAATTTATAAAAAAGAACCCAGAGTGGGCATTTGCAGGTATCTTTGCAGATGATGGCATCAGTGGTACTAATACTAAAAAGCGTGATGAGTTTAATAGAATGATTGAGGAATGCATGGCCGGAAACATTGATATGGTTATAACCAAGTCAATTTCAAGATTTGCTAGGAATACTTTGGATTGTTTGAAGTATATCCGTAAGCTAAAAGAGAAAAACATTGCAGTATATTTTGAAAAAGAAAATATTAATAGCTTGGATTCTAAGGGAGAGATTATGCTTACCATTATGGCATCACTTGCCCAGCAAGAAAGTCAGAGTTTAAGTCAGAATGTAAAACTTGGTATTCAGTATCGATATCAACAGGGCATTATTCAAATAAATACTAATAGGTTTTTAGGATATACAAAAGATGAAAATAAGCACCTTGTAATTGTGCCTGAGGAGGCAGAGATAATAAAGCGTATTTATCGAGAATATCTTGAAGGCTCCAGCATGGACAAAATTAAAAAAGGACTTGAAAACGATGGGATATTGACAAGTGCAGGTAAAAAAAGATGGCATACTAGTACAATAAACAAAATACTAAGGAATGAAAAGTATATGGGCGATGCGCTGCTCCAAAAAACGTATACGGTGGACTTTCTCACTAAAAAGAGAGTTAAAAATAATGGTGCTGTGCCTCAATATTATGTAGAAAATAGCCACGAAGCTATAATTCCAAAAGAGATTTTTATGCAGGTTCAGGAAGAACTAATTAGAAGAAGTACAGGTCATATCAGCAGCAGTGGGAAGCAAAGAAACTTTAGCTGCAGCCATCCATTTTCACAGATTGTTTTCTGCGGGGAATGCGGAGAGATATATCGCAGAGTTCATTGGAACAACCGTGGCAAGAAATCTATTGTTTGGAGATGCGTCAGTAGACTTGAGAATACAGGTCTAGCATGCCATTCAAGGACGGTGCTTGAGGATTTATTGAAGGATGTCGTTGTAAAAGCTATTAATGATTTGCTGGGGCAAAAGGATGATTTTTTAGAAGTTCTTAGAAATAATATAGAAACAGTAATTAATGAACAGGATACCAGTGCAGTAGCTGAAATAGAGAAAAAGCTGGAAGAATTACAAAAGCAACTACTAATACGAGCCAATTCTAAAGAGGATTATAACGATATAGCTGATGAGATTTATCGCCTGAGGGAAGAAAAGCATAATGCTTTAGTAGAAGATGCAGAAAAGAAAGCGGTGGGTCAAAGACTTATGGATATGACAGCTTTTCTAAAGGAGCAATCAACACTTATTGATGAATGTGATGAGAAGTTAATAAGGAGACTGATTGGAAAAATTACGGTGCATGAGGATAAGTTCACGGTAGAATTTAAGTCTGGGGTTGAGATAGAGGTCCAGATATAG
- a CDS encoding SHOCT domain-containing protein, with the protein MKVTKILEEHIKNSTPAREITAEQLQREFDYFRAERLLKTLLEKGFITPLEFNKITELNRKTFSPFLAEIMPLNR; encoded by the coding sequence ATGAAGGTAACAAAAATTTTAGAGGAACATATAAAAAATTCAACTCCTGCAAGGGAAATTACAGCAGAACAATTGCAAAGAGAATTTGATTATTTTAGGGCAGAAAGATTATTGAAAACTTTGCTTGAAAAAGGGTTTATTACTCCTTTGGAATTTAATAAAATAACAGAACTAAATCGTAAAACTTTCTCCCCGTTTTTAGCGGAGATTATGCCCTTAAATCGTTGA
- a CDS encoding phage tail tape measure protein yields MAEELGSLAVKIGLDSSGFQNGISSINRNLRVLDSEFKANTAALRENGKGLEGLKLKSQSLSKQLDLQKQKVSTLENVYTKSAETKGKDSKATQDLEIKLNKARQTLSQMENELSKTNKQIETQSSRWTSLSKSLENIGSKMKSIGDGLAGAGSKLSLAVTAPIAAAGAASVRLASDTAESMNKVEVAFGSISQKVKDWSDTTLKSYGIAKGTALDMSALYGDMATSMGLSQEEAAKMSMSLVGLAGDLSSFKNIDIKQAEEALNGIFTGETESLKMLGVVMTDTNLQQYAYSKGIQKRTQDMTEAEKVQLRYNYVLDKTKNAHGDFERTGAGTANQMRVFQESLKELGAAMGQNILPVITPIIAALNEWIQAFGKLDQGSQRIILITGALIAAAGPVLVAVGSVIKAVGEISTAISKVSAAAGKLGGMSKILGMVFNPWVIGIGLAILAGYEIYKHWDVIKQGASDLWNNLTAVFENIKMSVFGAWENVKIVTLAAWETLKNTMISGLNSIKSFLEPALNFYRTIFQNTWDIIKNVVSGAVLIILDIVTGNFTKLKSDTEHIWTNIKTALTNIWETIKNTAVNAWTRLKESVTGLCSSIKETVINIWNSVLSWFSELPGKLYNYGSSMFTKMRDGVKSTIGSVRSSIEGGINSALSYLAGLPGRAWSYGVDFVNGIVNGIRSAIGRVEDAVSALAAKIRSYLHFSVPDEGPLTDYEKWMPDFMVGLAEGINKSKYIVAEAVNGLSLDMKVNSNIGEIAVPYNNLNENENLNNRSGVILHIDNFNNYTQKDIEQLAYELELYRRKISMGKGGI; encoded by the coding sequence GTGGCTGAAGAACTGGGAAGTCTGGCTGTGAAGATAGGACTGGATTCAAGCGGGTTTCAAAATGGCATAAGCAGTATCAACAGAAATCTAAGAGTGCTTGACAGTGAATTTAAGGCAAACACTGCGGCACTTAGAGAAAATGGAAAAGGTCTTGAGGGACTTAAGCTGAAATCACAAAGCCTTTCAAAGCAATTGGATCTTCAAAAGCAAAAAGTAAGCACCCTTGAAAATGTCTATACCAAAAGTGCTGAAACTAAAGGTAAAGACAGCAAAGCCACCCAAGACCTTGAGATAAAATTAAATAAGGCAAGACAAACCCTGTCACAGATGGAAAATGAACTTTCAAAGACCAATAAACAAATAGAGACACAGAGCAGCAGATGGACTTCTTTAAGTAAAAGTTTGGAGAATATAGGAAGTAAAATGAAATCCATAGGTGACGGACTGGCAGGTGCGGGATCTAAACTTTCACTTGCAGTAACTGCCCCTATTGCCGCCGCAGGAGCTGCAAGTGTAAGGCTTGCCTCAGACACAGCGGAGAGCATGAACAAAGTGGAGGTTGCATTTGGAAGCATCAGTCAAAAGGTAAAAGACTGGTCGGATACCACTTTAAAAAGCTACGGCATAGCAAAGGGTACAGCACTTGATATGTCAGCTCTCTACGGAGATATGGCAACAAGCATGGGATTAAGCCAGGAAGAAGCTGCAAAGATGTCCATGTCCCTTGTAGGACTTGCCGGAGATCTCTCAAGTTTTAAAAACATAGATATAAAGCAGGCGGAGGAAGCTTTAAACGGCATATTCACAGGAGAGACTGAGAGCCTGAAAATGCTGGGTGTAGTTATGACAGACACAAATCTCCAGCAGTATGCCTATTCTAAGGGAATACAGAAGAGAACCCAGGATATGACCGAAGCGGAAAAGGTACAGCTCAGGTATAACTATGTCTTGGACAAGACAAAAAACGCCCACGGCGATTTTGAGCGTACAGGTGCAGGCACTGCCAACCAGATGAGAGTATTTCAGGAGAGTTTAAAGGAGCTTGGTGCTGCAATGGGACAGAATATACTCCCTGTAATAACTCCCATAATTGCTGCATTAAATGAATGGATACAGGCATTTGGAAAACTTGACCAGGGTTCCCAGAGGATAATACTAATCACAGGGGCATTAATTGCTGCAGCTGGTCCGGTTCTTGTTGCAGTTGGAAGTGTGATAAAAGCTGTAGGTGAGATATCTACAGCCATTTCTAAGGTATCAGCTGCCGCAGGAAAATTGGGCGGCATGTCTAAGATATTAGGAATGGTGTTTAATCCCTGGGTTATCGGCATAGGACTTGCCATACTTGCAGGTTATGAAATTTATAAACACTGGGATGTTATTAAACAGGGAGCTTCTGACCTCTGGAACAATCTTACTGCTGTTTTTGAAAATATCAAAATGTCTGTATTCGGTGCCTGGGAAAATGTAAAAATTGTTACACTTGCTGCCTGGGAGACTTTAAAAAATACAATGATCAGCGGTCTTAACAGCATAAAGAGTTTTCTGGAGCCCGCTTTGAATTTTTACAGGACAATATTTCAGAATACCTGGGACATTATAAAAAATGTTGTTTCAGGAGCGGTTCTTATAATCCTTGATATAGTTACCGGAAACTTTACAAAGCTGAAATCTGATACGGAGCATATATGGACAAATATAAAAACGGCTTTAACAAATATATGGGAAACCATAAAAAATACTGCTGTAAATGCCTGGACCAGACTTAAAGAATCTGTGACAGGCTTGTGCAGCAGTATAAAAGAAACTGTGATTAATATTTGGAATTCGGTGCTGTCCTGGTTTTCAGAACTTCCTGGTAAACTTTATAATTACGGTTCAAGCATGTTCACCAAGATGAGAGACGGAGTTAAAAGCACCATAGGAAGCGTAAGAAGTTCCATAGAAGGCGGCATAAACAGCGCACTAAGTTATCTGGCAGGTTTACCGGGCAGAGCATGGAGCTACGGAGTGGATTTCGTAAATGGAATTGTTAACGGCATAAGATCTGCCATAGGAAGGGTAGAAGATGCGGTAAGTGCTCTGGCTGCTAAAATAAGAAGCTATCTTCACTTTTCAGTTCCGGATGAAGGACCACTTACCGACTATGAAAAATGGATGCCAGATTTTATGGTTGGTTTAGCAGAAGGAATAAATAAGAGCAAATACATTGTTGCTGAGGCTGTAAATGGATTGTCCTTAGATATGAAAGTGAACTCTAATATAGGAGAAATAGCAGTACCCTATAATAATTTAAATGAAAATGAAAATCTAAACAATAGAAGTGGAGTTATTTTGCATATAGATAACTTTAATAATTATACCCAAAAGGATATAGAACAGCTGGCCTATGAACTGGAGCTTTACAGAAGGAAAATTTCTATGGGAAAGGGAGGAATTTAG
- a CDS encoding N-acetylmuramoyl-L-alanine amidase: protein MARLCFDYGHGGLDSGACYKGRKESYDVLSIGKAAAAEVRKYGVTVDETRTSDVTVSLEKRSSFENRGNYDYFISFHRNAYQPEKAKGVETYAYINTGTKAKSLAQSIQTSLAALGFIDRGVKTANFHVLRETKAPAVLIEVGFIDNSADNNLFDAKRNEIIRAIAKAILSQLGISYTEKIPAKQISTQKTVYRIMSGSFSSRENAEVQLKKLKAAGFDACIMIYN, encoded by the coding sequence ATGGCAAGATTATGCTTTGATTATGGACACGGTGGATTAGACAGCGGTGCCTGCTACAAAGGCAGGAAAGAAAGTTATGATGTTTTGAGTATAGGAAAAGCTGCAGCGGCAGAAGTCAGAAAATACGGAGTAACTGTGGATGAAACAAGGACTTCAGATGTCACGGTAAGTCTTGAAAAGAGGAGCAGCTTTGAAAACAGAGGCAATTATGATTATTTCATATCCTTTCACAGAAATGCATACCAGCCTGAAAAAGCGAAAGGAGTAGAAACTTATGCTTATATAAACACAGGAACAAAGGCTAAGTCACTGGCACAAAGCATACAGACCTCCCTTGCAGCTTTAGGTTTTATAGACAGGGGAGTGAAAACTGCAAACTTCCATGTTCTCAGGGAGACCAAGGCACCTGCTGTTTTAATTGAGGTTGGTTTTATTGATAACAGTGCAGATAATAATCTGTTTGATGCAAAGAGAAATGAAATAATAAGGGCGATAGCCAAAGCTATATTATCCCAGTTAGGGATCAGTTATACAGAAAAAATACCGGCAAAGCAGATATCCACCCAAAAAACTGTTTACAGAATTATGTCGGGTTCTTTTTCATCAAGAGAAAATGCTGAAGTTCAACTGAAAAAGTTAAAGGCAGCAGGCTTTGATGCCTGCATAATGATATATAATTAA